One Candidatus Poribacteria bacterium genomic region harbors:
- a CDS encoding type II toxin-antitoxin system VapC family toxin, with amino-acid sequence MRYLLDTHTLLWFIAEDKKLSARARRLILDSSSEVLLSIASLWEIAVKVNIGKLDLDKPFNQLFPDELDFHGIDMLDITIDHFMQVTTLPLYHRDPFDRLIIAQALVEGLPIIGVDSAFDAYGVSREW; translated from the coding sequence GATATTTGCTGGATACACATACGCTGCTTTGGTTTATTGCTGAAGACAAAAAACTCAGTGCCAGGGCGCGCCGATTAATTCTGGATTCGAGCAGTGAAGTCTTGCTCAGCATCGCGAGTCTTTGGGAAATAGCGGTCAAGGTCAATATAGGAAAACTCGATTTAGATAAACCCTTTAACCAATTGTTCCCGGATGAACTGGATTTCCACGGGATTGACATGTTGGATATCACAATTGATCACTTCATGCAGGTGACGACATTACCTCTCTATCACAGGGATCCCTTTGACCGTTTGATCATTGCTCAAGCCCTGGTTGAAGGGCTTCCAATAATTGGTGTAGATAGTGCTTTTGATGCTTACGGTGTAAGTAGAGAATGGTGA